One region of Vairimorpha necatrix chromosome 10, complete sequence genomic DNA includes:
- a CDS encoding putative SP-containing protein, which yields MYFILLTIMGNIQLLIAINTSKEIKRDFDECKDIFREPYNPINNIIINNILCLEYSRLIFESILNNMKFPMKRQLAWPRALNGAEYEIQKKDFVYYLYYEFLSSENWDIKPTKPQGGKDLSIIISNSTMYKFQYEKLDLFKFRNIINRYIEVKVDSTYIFISQVFKKDKLQPFIDDLYEISDLNATNFSIVGETSNYNTIELSREHNQDNKQVKIKEKNISTEGGKKINEENNKNKIQKKTSSKNQDFKSDVHENNIAEIKIKELININDNVKNMQEYEYTNRKVNKSIYNQEKQITTLKKGDAVKKENMSIENQEYDNIRSQDNISKIYDKVSNVGRTFNYNPGTLFFVGLTSLFATHQLGSNPFLY from the exons ATGTATTTTATTCTGTTAACAATTATGGGAAATATTCAATTATTAATAGCCATTAATACATctaaagaaataaagaGAGACTTTGATGAATGTAAAGATATATTCCGGGAACCATATAATCCcataaacaatataattataaacaacATCTTGTGCTTAGAATACTCAAGATTAATCTTCGAATCGATTTTGaataatatgaaatttCCTATGAAGAGGCAACTTGCTTGGCCAAGAGCGCTCAATGGGGCTGAATatgaaattcaaaaaaaagactttgtatattatttatattatgaatttttaagttcTGAGAACTGGGATATTAAACCAACAAAACCTCAAGGGGGCAAAGATTTATCa attattatttcaaaCTCTACTATGTATAAATTccaatatgaaaaattagatctttttaaatttagaaatattattaatagaTATATTGAAGTAAAAGTAGATTCAacgtatatttttatttctcaagtttttaaaaaagataaactACAACCATTTATTGATGATTTATACGAAATTAGTGATCTTAACGCAACTAATTTTAGTATAGTGGGGGAAACATCCAATTACAATACAATAGAATTATCAAGAGAACATAATCAAGATAATAAGCAggttaaaataaaagagaaGAATATTTCTACCGAAGGaggcaaaaaaattaatgaagaaaacaataaaaataaaattcaaaagaaAACGAGTTCGAAAAACCAAGATTTTAAAAGCGACGTCCacgaaaataatattgCAGAAATTAAGATTAAAGAGCTTATAAACATCAATGacaatgtaaaaaatatgcaaGAATATGAATATACTAATAgaaaagtaaataaatctatatacAATCAAGAAAAGCAAATTACAACATTAAAAAAGGGGGATGcagtaaaaaaagaaaacatgaGCATAGAAAATCAAGAATATGATAATATCAGAAGTCAGGATAATATATCGAAAATATATGACAAAGTCAGTAACGTAGGGCGAACGTTTAATTATAATCCAGGaacattgttttttgtAGGTCTTACTTCATTATTTGCGACTCATCAGTTGGGATCTAATCCATTTTTGTATTAG